The Cyclobacterium amurskyense genome contains the following window.
GAGTGACCATAACCTCTCTGATTAGGGACAATGACATGATAGCCCGCTTTGACAAGTGCTGGCACCTGATGACGCCAAGAAAATGCATTTTCCGGAAAGCCGTGGCAGAGTACAATAGGTTTTCCTGCATTTTGATTACCTGCTTCAAAGACTTCCAATTCTATGCCATTGACCGAAATCATGGTAGGCTTTGAAAATTCGGCTGGATTGAATTTAGTGTTCATTACGTTAATCATTCTTTTTATGGTTTAAAAATTAAGATGATACAAACGTAAATCTGGCCGGTGACAACCCTTTGTCAAGGGTCAAAAAGAATTAATGGTATTTGTCAAAATATTCTTGTAATGTCATATTATGAGGTTCAAAATTTTCAGGTAGAATTTCCATTTTTTGAATTCTGTCTGGGCGAAAAAATCGAAACTCATTTCGCAGCCGACACCAGGCAACTAAATACCAATTTTCGGAATTCAATATTGCAAATGGCTCTATTATTCTATTTGACACCCTATTTTCCTTGTTGATATATTCTATTTTGACAAGGTTATAATTGGTTAGTGCATATTGTAAATCTGATAAGTTATTACTATTCCTTTCTTGGTTTATGACTTGATTGTATTGGGTTCTATCTGCAAGTAAGTTTGTTTTGTCTTTGATATTATACTTTAGGATTGATTTGATTTTATCAATTGCCTCGGAATAGTCCTTTACAAAGGAGGCGTCCTTGCTTTTGAGCACCAACTGTTCGGCTAGTATTAATGCATTGGCTTGTTTTTCGGTGAACATTACAGGCGGTATTTTATAACCTTCCATTAGCGTATACCCTTTTCCTTCTTCAGTAAGAATAGGTATACCTGCTTTCTCTAATGCTTTTACATCTCGGTAAATTGTCCTTTTGCTAACTTGAAATTTTTGAGATAATTCAGTAGCTGTGACAATTCTCTTCGTCTGAAATTGAACTAAAATGGCTGTTAGCCGTGACAATCTATTTACTTCGGAATATTCCATTTCCAGACCTAGTTACAGTTTTTTTGATGCCTTTAAACGTTCATTAAATTAGCAGATTGCGTATTGCTTTCCTATCCAATTACAAGAAAGGTGAATATCGGATAAAGCCCCAAGATATGATATTACATTCTAATCCCCCATCTAAAGCTGGGGGCTATTGATAATCAGGGATCAATTCGATTTGAAATTGGAGACTCGACTCCGCAGGCTTCGACAGGCTGGCTTCGACAAGCTCAGCCACCGGAAATGTGATACCGGCAGGCTGGTCCAAGTTTAGCGAAGTGTAACTTGGACCTAAAATGCGGAAAGTTTCCAAATTCATTCAATAGCTCGGCTTTCATCCCATTCAAATTGATTAACGAAATCTGCTCAATAGGAATGGGCTTTAGCCCATTTATTAAGAGTCATACCATTTTATCCGGCTTTAGCCGAAATTTGGATAGAGAATGGAGCATTAAATACCACACCTGGGCTTCGACAAGCTCAGCCACCAGTATAGTAATTTTTTGATAACTGAAAACTTTACAGTTATAAACCTATCTCTTTAATACATTTCAAACACCTTTATTTGCATTTTACAACACAAAAAAGTATTTTCAATGTAGTTTATTATATTTTACATTAAACCCAAATAATATGAGTACGAAAAACACAGTTTCTATTGCAATTCCGGAAGCGGAATTGCAAATCGTTAAAGAAGCCATCGCTACCCTTAAAAACACTTTAAGCCCCTACATGATTGCGATTAGTTCCGTCGAGAGGCAGAAGGTGCCTAAAATGGGCGATGGTACCATGCCCTTTGTGGAAAAAGTAATGGAATATGCCCAAGAAGATGGTCAATTTCTCCCACCCTATATGGATTTGGATGAATTGAATAAGGATTGGGAGGCGGTGAAAGGCCTAATGCCTTTACTTAGAGATTTACAACAAGTGGAAAGCAACCTCAATGACACCGTAATGATGGCAGGGTCTGAAGCCTATGTGGGAGCACTTAGCTACTATAACTCTGTGAAATATGGCGCCAAACTGAATGTAGCGGATGCTAAAGTGATCCATGATGATTTAAAGCAACGCTTTTTAAGAGCTAAATATGGTTCTTCCGATGAATCCAATAACTAAATAACAATCCATGCTTATGTCACCCAAATCAATTTAAGGGGTACAGTCAAAATCTATTGAGCTGTACCCTATTTTTTTTTCAGGTGATTTGTAATCTCTCTTCTTTTTCTTCTTTGCCCCGCTATTCAAACAGCTAATAACGAATTAAAAAAATCGAATTATTCGGTTCTACCATCGAATTTTGACCCTTTTTGGTCGAATTACCGAGCTTTTATCTCAATTGATCTGCCAAAAAGGCGGAATTTTCCGGATAAAACATTGAAAACCCCACCTCAAAGCTCGAATTTTGAAGCTAATAACTGAAATGGGTACCCTCGAAGGTACCCTTCTCTACGTTGGGATACCAATTTTCTCACCCATACCCTTAAAATTCCGGCAATTATGTCATATTTTCGACGTTAAGACCAGAATGATGTCCCTTTTTGGTCGAAATTTCGATGGTTTAGGTCGAAAATTTGAGTTCAAAGGTGGAAAATTCGACCTAAAAGGTCGAATGTTGTCAGTTTTGGGTACCCTAGCCCTGTTTTTTGTCAGAAATTGGTGTTTAGAAGGTATAAGGGTATGTTCAAGGGTACCCTCTAGGGGTTTTGGGGCACTCAACAAAACCTACCCCATCCGCAAACTAGTACTACAATGGGATCTTGTGTCCAATTCCGATCGAGCGAGACAATGAATCGAAACCTTAATTGTATAACCTTTGCTAATTTATTATGCACTAGGTTTTGGACATGATTTCACTGACTGTTTTTCAAAATACTTCACAGGTATAAGGTCAGTTGCTTATGCAACCAACTGCCTTATTATAATTGTAATTTACAATAGGGAGATTAGTAGGGGCTTCCGAATAGTGAAGAATCAAACTTTTAATATTTATGGGATATTAGCTGTTGGTTGGTTCATTTTCATCATTTACATACTCCAGAATATCACTTGGCTGGCAGTCCAATGCTTTACAAATAGATTCTAAGGTACTAAAACGAATAGCTTTCGCCTTACCTGTCTTTAAGATAGAAAGGTTAGATAAGGTTAAATTAACCCTTTCAGAAAGTTCATTGAGAGAAACTTTACGCTTGGCCATTATCACATCTAAATTTACAATAATTGGCATAGCTTAAATTGTTAAGTCATTTTCGGATTTCATATCAATGGCATTTTGCAATAATTTTTGAAATATTGCCGCTGTGGTAGCAATGACTATTGATGCAAAAGTAGTTACAATGCAAATGGCAAGAAAGCCCGCTGGGTCGTCCTCTATATTATGAGATATTCTTATGATGATACCTGCTGCTACAATTAATGCACTTATTGCAATGGCACAATTCTTAATACTCTTTAAAGCGTTAACAGCTTTTGATGAAAATACATTATTTTGTCCAATGTATCCTAGTAATCTGAAAGCTTTGTAAAGTGCAATAAAAAAGAGGATTGATACGGCATATCCATACAAAATGAACGGGTCAAAATATATGTTAAACAAGTCTAAATTAGTGGCTCTTCCTTCGGTCAAGGGAAACCAAATCAAAATGGCAAAAGCCCCAATTCCGATAAGCAATATGACTGCCTTAAGGAATATTATTGAATATTTATTCATAATGAATTTACGAAATCTTATGTTTATCAACAAAAGTAATAAATATTTATTGATAAACAATAAATATTTATTACAAAGATGAATTATCGAAAATTTTAATTCTTTGTGTTATGAACCCTATTTTCAAGTTTTGCATTTGAATCATCGGAGGGTTAGGATAACTAATCAAATCCGGTACTTTGGATTTGCATGTCTGTTATTTTTATACTGAGGCTTGTTTTCAGTGAAGGCTAAAAGTTAAGGCCAAGAGCAGTTGTTGAATTTATTCAACTACTTTCCGGCTTAAAAGAACTTTTAATTAAAAAAACAGATCTAGTTACCACTACACCCGTTATTGTCAAAACGAATGTGGAAAGCTACCTTAGAATTATCTCCGGTTTATAGTTGGACTGATGAAAAATACCGATGTTGGCCATGCATAAGCATTTATGTTTTAATAATAAAATTAGATTTAGTTTTTCATACCGATTGTTTTTTAATCTTGGATTTGTTTATAAAGTACCATACTGTACCAATAATAATTAGAAGCAATGGTATGGCTCCCGGTTCATCCTCGACTGTTATCATTAAAATCAATAATAATATTCCCAAGAAAATTGTTAGAAGAGAAAGCATTTTGCCCCATTTTAGTTTTAAACTGATTTTGTTTTTAATTGTCATTTTGATTGAATCTTCACATGTTAATTGATAATGGTTTCCAATTATTGTTGATTGGCAAAGGAGTAGCACTTCTTTCAAGTAAAGCCCTCTAGCCTTATACTGTCCATGCTCCTATGAGGTCCAAGTTTAGCGAAGCGTAACTTGGACCTAAAATGCCGAAAGTCTCCAAATTAGTTTAATAGCACTATCAAATAGATTAACTAAAACTGCGCAATAGGAAGGGGCTTTAGGTGAAATCTACTTTGTATGCCAGAAGAAAAACTGATTACCTAAATCCTATTTGGGTGTCCAGCCAATCTGCCTTCTTCAAAACTTTCTTTTCAAGCTCAAGAATGTACTTTGTCCGTTCTGCTTCACTTTCCAACACCAACAGTTCTTGGGTATGGTCCCAAACCTTATCCCTCCATGCAGTG
Protein-coding sequences here:
- a CDS encoding helix-turn-helix transcriptional regulator, whose protein sequence is MEYSEVNRLSRLTAILVQFQTKRIVTATELSQKFQVSKRTIYRDVKALEKAGIPILTEEGKGYTLMEGYKIPPVMFTEKQANALILAEQLVLKSKDASFVKDYSEAIDKIKSILKYNIKDKTNLLADRTQYNQVINQERNSNNLSDLQYALTNYNLVKIEYINKENRVSNRIIEPFAILNSENWYLVAWCRLRNEFRFFRPDRIQKMEILPENFEPHNMTLQEYFDKYH
- a CDS encoding helix-turn-helix domain-containing protein, coding for MPIIVNLDVIMAKRKVSLNELSERVNLTLSNLSILKTGKAKAIRFSTLESICKALDCQPSDILEYVNDENEPTNS
- a CDS encoding DUF2975 domain-containing protein — protein: MNKYSIIFLKAVILLIGIGAFAILIWFPLTEGRATNLDLFNIYFDPFILYGYAVSILFFIALYKAFRLLGYIGQNNVFSSKAVNALKSIKNCAIAISALIVAAGIIIRISHNIEDDPAGFLAICIVTTFASIVIATTAAIFQKLLQNAIDMKSENDLTI